Proteins encoded together in one Paracidovorax wautersii window:
- the ligD gene encoding DNA ligase D, translating into MADDALALYRKKRNFAVTPEPAEGGTPGAQALQYVIQKHWASRLHYDLRLELEGTMKSWAVPKGPSFDPADKRMAVQVEDHPIAYNTFEGRIPAKQYGAGQVIVWDRGYWVPEGDPVRGYAEGKLKFTVHGHKLKGRWTLVRMRGRGKDSERQPPWLLIKEHDGLERPAAEFSVVDEMPDSVSALPPVLPPAGGPVARAHPRRTAKDLDAAPAKALPDTLAPQLATLVDGPPAEVADWLWELKFDGYRMLARLERGQVRLVTRNGHDWTARMPQLAKALRKLPLRAGWIDGEVLVMDEHGVPDFQALQNAFDASATAELVYYVFDMPYADGRDLRSMPLVERRELLRTVVQQGGLQNVRFSEAFEARPGDLVASACQLGFEGVIGKRKDAPYATARRNADWIKLKCSHRQEFVILGFTDPKGSRKGIGALLLGVHGPDGELRYAGNVGTGFSERTLADLRERLETLRTRSAPWRGEPPAGTRGAHWVKPQLLAEVSFAEWTRQNRIRHAVFHGLRDDKPAKAIVREKPAALEQRRSADDAAETLPSSLRVSHPERVIDPSTGITKIDLVRYYATVAELMMPHLKDRPVALVRAPDGVKGSLFFQKHMEKAALEGVAQLDPVLDPGHAALMAVAQPVGLLSAAQMNVVEFHTWNGRKDRIERPDRMTFDLDPGEGVAWERVQEAAQLVRTLLTELGLPAYLKTSGGKGLHVVVPIKRLHGWDAVKGFSQAVVQHLARTIPQRFVAKSGPRNRVGKIFVDYLRNGRGATTVSAWSARSRPGMGISVPVAWSELGQLTSGAHWTVQSAGDRLRQGNAPWDGYAEAAVSLTPAMKALDYPSAKTGRR; encoded by the coding sequence ATGGCAGACGACGCACTCGCCCTGTACCGCAAGAAGCGCAACTTTGCGGTCACGCCCGAGCCCGCGGAAGGCGGCACGCCGGGCGCCCAGGCCCTGCAGTACGTGATCCAGAAACACTGGGCCAGCCGGCTGCACTACGACCTGCGCCTGGAGCTGGAAGGCACCATGAAGAGCTGGGCCGTGCCCAAGGGGCCGAGCTTCGATCCAGCGGACAAGCGCATGGCCGTGCAGGTGGAAGACCATCCCATCGCCTACAACACCTTCGAGGGCCGCATCCCGGCCAAACAATACGGCGCGGGGCAGGTCATCGTCTGGGACCGCGGCTACTGGGTGCCTGAGGGGGATCCGGTTCGCGGCTATGCCGAAGGCAAGCTCAAGTTCACCGTGCACGGCCACAAGCTGAAGGGCCGCTGGACGCTGGTGCGCATGCGCGGCCGTGGCAAGGACAGCGAACGCCAGCCGCCCTGGCTGCTCATCAAGGAGCACGATGGTCTGGAGCGTCCGGCTGCCGAATTCAGCGTGGTGGACGAGATGCCGGACAGCGTTTCGGCGCTGCCGCCCGTCCTGCCTCCGGCAGGCGGCCCGGTCGCGCGCGCCCATCCGCGACGCACCGCAAAAGACCTGGACGCCGCCCCTGCCAAGGCGCTGCCCGACACCCTGGCCCCGCAACTGGCCACGCTGGTGGACGGCCCGCCCGCGGAGGTTGCCGACTGGCTGTGGGAGCTGAAGTTCGACGGCTACCGCATGCTGGCGCGGCTGGAGCGCGGCCAGGTGCGGCTGGTGACGCGCAACGGCCATGACTGGACAGCTCGCATGCCCCAGCTGGCGAAGGCGCTGCGCAAGCTGCCGCTGCGTGCCGGCTGGATCGACGGCGAGGTGCTGGTCATGGACGAGCACGGCGTGCCCGACTTCCAGGCCCTGCAGAACGCCTTCGATGCCAGTGCCACCGCGGAGCTGGTGTACTACGTGTTCGACATGCCCTACGCGGACGGGCGCGATCTGCGCAGCATGCCGCTGGTGGAGCGGCGCGAGTTGCTGCGCACCGTGGTGCAGCAGGGCGGGCTGCAGAACGTGCGCTTCAGCGAGGCGTTCGAGGCGCGCCCCGGTGATCTGGTGGCCTCCGCCTGCCAGCTCGGCTTCGAGGGCGTGATCGGCAAGCGCAAGGATGCGCCCTATGCCACCGCGCGCCGCAATGCCGACTGGATCAAGCTCAAGTGCAGCCACCGGCAGGAATTCGTGATCCTGGGCTTTACCGACCCCAAGGGCAGCCGCAAGGGCATCGGTGCGCTGCTGCTCGGCGTGCATGGGCCGGATGGCGAACTGCGGTACGCCGGCAACGTGGGCACGGGGTTCAGCGAGCGCACGCTCGCCGACCTGCGCGAGCGGCTTGAAACCCTGCGCACCCGCAGCGCCCCGTGGCGCGGGGAGCCCCCCGCCGGCACCCGCGGCGCGCACTGGGTCAAGCCGCAGCTGCTGGCCGAGGTGTCGTTCGCCGAATGGACGCGGCAGAACCGCATCCGCCACGCCGTGTTCCACGGGCTGCGCGACGACAAGCCCGCCAAGGCCATCGTGCGCGAGAAGCCCGCGGCCCTGGAACAGCGCCGGTCCGCCGACGATGCCGCGGAGACGCTGCCTTCGTCGCTGCGCGTATCGCATCCGGAGCGGGTGATCGATCCTTCCACCGGCATCACCAAGATCGACCTGGTGCGCTACTACGCCACCGTGGCCGAGTTGATGATGCCGCACCTCAAGGACCGCCCCGTGGCGCTGGTGCGGGCCCCCGATGGGGTCAAGGGCTCGCTGTTCTTCCAGAAGCACATGGAAAAGGCCGCGCTGGAAGGCGTGGCCCAGCTGGACCCGGTGCTCGACCCCGGCCACGCGGCACTCATGGCGGTGGCCCAGCCCGTGGGCCTGCTGTCCGCCGCCCAGATGAATGTCGTCGAGTTCCATACCTGGAACGGCCGCAAGGACCGCATCGAGCGGCCCGACCGCATGACCTTTGACCTGGACCCCGGAGAAGGCGTGGCGTGGGAGCGGGTGCAGGAAGCCGCGCAGCTGGTGCGGACGCTGTTGACCGAGTTGGGCCTGCCGGCCTATCTCAAGACCAGCGGCGGCAAGGGCCTGCACGTGGTGGTACCCATCAAGCGGCTGCACGGCTGGGACGCCGTCAAGGGCTTCTCGCAGGCGGTGGTCCAGCACCTGGCCCGCACCATTCCGCAGCGCTTCGTGGCCAAGAGCGGCCCGCGCAACCGCGTGGGCAAGATCTTCGTGGACTATCTGCGCAACGGCCGCGGCGCCACCACGGTCAGCGCCTGGTCGGCCCGTTCGCGGCCGGGCATGGGCATTTCGGTACCCGTGGCATGGTCGGAGCTGGGCCAGCTCACCAGCGGGGCGCATTGGACCGTGCAGTCCGCGGGGGACCGTTTGCGCCAGGGCAATGCGCCGTGGGACGGCTATGCGGAGGCGGCGGTCTCCTTGACGCCTGCGATGAAGGCGCTGGACTATCCGTCCGCCAAAACCGGCCGCCGCTAA
- the pdeM gene encoding ligase-associated DNA damage response endonuclease PdeM, with translation MPAPTADALAGSHCITLAGEAVHLLPQHALWWPAQGALFIADLHLGKAATFRARGIPVPAGTTQGNLAQLTALLDGLAAHRLVVLGDFLHAAEAQTPAVLAALAAWRDRHAGVAMTLVRGNHDSHAGDPPSALGIEVVDEPWRLGPFSGCHHPQGDAPQHVLAGHVHPSVVLRGPARDALRLPCFAVHSGFTLLPAFGLFTGTASLSPEPGCQVYAVGGGRVWPVPARG, from the coding sequence TTGCCTGCTCCCACCGCCGACGCCCTCGCTGGCAGCCACTGCATCACCCTGGCCGGCGAAGCCGTCCATCTGCTGCCGCAACATGCCCTGTGGTGGCCCGCGCAGGGTGCGCTCTTCATCGCCGACCTGCACCTGGGCAAGGCTGCCACCTTCCGCGCGCGCGGCATTCCCGTGCCGGCCGGCACGACCCAGGGCAACCTGGCGCAGCTGACCGCCTTGCTGGACGGTCTGGCAGCGCACCGGCTGGTGGTGCTGGGCGATTTTCTGCACGCTGCCGAGGCCCAGACCCCGGCCGTGCTGGCGGCGCTGGCGGCGTGGCGGGACCGCCATGCCGGTGTGGCCATGACGCTGGTGCGCGGCAACCACGATAGCCATGCGGGCGACCCGCCGTCCGCCCTGGGCATCGAGGTGGTGGACGAGCCCTGGCGGCTGGGTCCGTTCTCGGGCTGCCATCACCCGCAGGGCGATGCGCCGCAGCATGTACTCGCCGGGCACGTGCATCCGTCGGTGGTGCTGCGCGGCCCGGCGCGCGACGCGCTGCGGCTGCCGTGCTTCGCCGTCCATTCCGGCTTCACGCTGCTGCCGGCGTTCGGGCTGTTCACCGGCACGGCCAGCCTGTCGCCCGAGCCGGGCTGCCAGGTCTATGCCGTGGGCGGCGGCCGGGTGTGGCCGGTGCCGGCGCGCGGCTGA
- a CDS encoding Ku protein, with protein sequence MADDGKAPTSTRTLWKGAISFGLVHVPVGLYAATMNSGIDFDWLDKRSMEPVGYKRVNKVTGKEISSANIVKGVEYEDGRYVVLSPEEISAAFPKTTQTIEIEAFLDADEIPFVYLERPYYTAPLKRGEKVYALLREALRKSNKVGVAKVVIQTKQHLAVLIPCGRALVLNLLRWGGEIRSFEQLNLPPLGTKAAGIRDAEMDMATQLIDDMTQTWDADSFRNSFAEEIHKLVQVKAEAGDIADVMKVEPEERAPAGADVLDLTALLKRSLEGGKGGKPAKGKDKDGTGTVTSLPAGRKKPAGKAATKTPAKKAASTSAAGKKAPAGKGGAAARSKTSAKPAAKKAAARKAA encoded by the coding sequence ATGGCAGACGACGGCAAGGCCCCCACCTCCACCCGCACCCTCTGGAAGGGGGCGATCAGCTTCGGGCTGGTGCACGTTCCGGTGGGCCTGTATGCGGCCACCATGAACTCGGGCATCGACTTCGACTGGCTGGACAAGCGGTCGATGGAACCCGTGGGCTACAAGCGCGTGAACAAGGTGACGGGCAAGGAGATTTCCAGCGCCAACATCGTCAAGGGCGTCGAGTACGAGGACGGGCGCTACGTGGTGCTGTCGCCGGAGGAGATTTCCGCGGCCTTCCCCAAGACCACGCAGACCATCGAGATCGAAGCCTTCCTGGACGCAGACGAGATTCCCTTCGTCTACCTGGAGCGGCCCTACTACACGGCCCCGCTCAAGCGCGGCGAGAAGGTCTATGCGCTGCTGCGGGAAGCCTTGCGCAAGAGCAACAAGGTGGGCGTCGCCAAGGTGGTCATCCAGACCAAGCAGCACCTGGCGGTGCTGATTCCCTGCGGCCGGGCGCTGGTGCTCAACCTGCTGCGCTGGGGCGGCGAGATCCGCTCATTCGAGCAGCTCAACCTGCCGCCGCTGGGCACCAAGGCCGCGGGCATCCGGGATGCCGAAATGGACATGGCCACCCAGCTGATCGACGACATGACCCAGACCTGGGACGCGGACAGCTTCCGCAATTCGTTCGCGGAAGAGATCCACAAGCTGGTGCAGGTGAAGGCCGAGGCCGGCGACATCGCGGATGTGATGAAGGTCGAGCCGGAGGAGCGTGCCCCGGCCGGCGCCGATGTGCTGGACCTGACGGCGCTGCTCAAGCGCAGCCTGGAAGGCGGCAAGGGCGGCAAGCCCGCCAAAGGCAAGGACAAGGACGGGACCGGAACGGTGACGTCCCTGCCTGCGGGGCGCAAGAAGCCGGCAGGCAAGGCCGCCACCAAGACCCCCGCCAAGAAGGCAGCCAGCACCTCGGCTGCGGGCAAGAAGGCGCCGGCGGGCAAGGGCGGTGCCGCGGCGCGGTCCAAGACCTCCGCGAAACCGGCCGCCAAGAAGGCCGCTGCCCGCAAGGCCGCCTGA
- a CDS encoding catalase, which produces MNKKTNAHDAVAAQAAARNTDSGPGQPAPVEVDDLAATKMSETQELAAAMPYNSTKALEHGTENGLATNPGITATPASRLPTASTLSEAEANSKTGGPALEGVNNTIDALERVRVDSSGRVLTTNQGVPIADNQNSLKAGPRGPVLLEDFILREKITHFDHERIPERIVHARGSGAHGIFECTDSLADLTRAAPLQQVGKVTPVFVRFSTVQGERGSKDTARDVRGFAVKFYTDEGNWDLVGNNMPVFFIQDAMKFPDLVHAVKPEPHHQMPQAASAHDTFWDFVSLMPESTHMLMWVMSDRAIPRSYATMQGFGVHTFRLVNAAGESHFVKFHWLPVAGTHSLVWDEAVKISGADPDFHRRDLWERIEAGAFPQYDLAVQVFTEEQAESFSFDILDATKIVPEEMVPLRVVGRMTLNRNPDNFFAETEQVAFCAAHVIPGIDFTNDPLLAGRIHSYVDTQISRLGGPNFHEIPINSPVAPVHNNQRDGMHRQAIHRGRVSYEPNSLAGGCPFQAGAAQGFMSVASRQDAKDLQPKVRAKPEKFADHYTQAKLFFDSQTPAEQAHIIAAYRFELSKVTVPAIRERMVSSLRNVSDTLAQAVAGDLGMDVLPPAMPLAASEVAAPEVTRSEALSLLARPGDGSIAGRKVAILVAPGSDGKAARSVQKALLERGAVGRLVASRIGPVVLADGTAADADASTENSPGFLFDGLVVTGGDGVAALQRDDHVGDFIRDQYRHCKPILAVGAATQLLDAALPPTAPGGPVADPALIRSEAGAPADIDAFLMALSAPRDFSREARL; this is translated from the coding sequence ATGAACAAGAAGACCAACGCGCACGACGCCGTCGCCGCGCAGGCCGCGGCCCGCAATACCGACAGCGGCCCCGGTCAGCCGGCCCCTGTGGAGGTCGATGACCTCGCCGCCACCAAGATGTCGGAAACACAGGAGCTGGCAGCCGCCATGCCCTACAACAGCACCAAGGCGCTGGAGCACGGCACCGAGAACGGCTTGGCGACCAACCCCGGCATCACGGCAACGCCCGCATCGCGCCTGCCCACGGCCAGCACCCTCAGCGAGGCCGAGGCCAACAGCAAGACCGGCGGCCCCGCGCTGGAAGGAGTGAACAACACCATCGACGCGCTGGAACGGGTGCGGGTGGATTCGTCGGGCCGCGTGCTGACGACCAACCAGGGGGTGCCGATTGCCGACAACCAGAATTCGCTCAAGGCCGGCCCGCGCGGCCCGGTGCTGTTGGAAGACTTCATCCTGCGCGAAAAGATCACGCACTTCGACCACGAGCGCATTCCCGAACGCATCGTGCATGCCCGCGGCTCCGGTGCGCATGGCATCTTCGAATGCACCGACTCGCTGGCCGACCTGACCCGAGCGGCGCCGTTGCAGCAGGTGGGCAAGGTCACCCCGGTATTCGTGCGGTTCTCCACCGTGCAGGGCGAACGCGGCTCCAAGGACACGGCCCGTGACGTCCGCGGCTTCGCCGTGAAGTTCTACACCGACGAAGGCAACTGGGATCTGGTGGGCAACAACATGCCCGTGTTCTTCATCCAGGACGCGATGAAGTTCCCCGACCTGGTCCACGCCGTAAAGCCGGAGCCGCACCACCAGATGCCCCAGGCCGCCAGCGCGCATGACACCTTCTGGGACTTCGTGTCGCTCATGCCCGAATCCACGCACATGCTGATGTGGGTGATGTCGGACCGTGCCATCCCGCGCAGCTACGCCACCATGCAGGGTTTCGGGGTGCACACCTTCCGGCTGGTGAATGCGGCCGGCGAGTCGCACTTCGTCAAGTTCCACTGGCTGCCCGTGGCCGGCACGCATTCGCTGGTGTGGGACGAAGCCGTGAAGATTTCGGGCGCCGATCCGGACTTCCACCGCCGCGACCTCTGGGAGCGCATCGAGGCTGGCGCCTTCCCGCAGTACGACCTGGCGGTGCAGGTGTTCACCGAGGAGCAGGCCGAGTCCTTCAGCTTCGACATTCTGGATGCCACCAAGATCGTTCCCGAAGAAATGGTGCCGCTGCGCGTGGTAGGGCGGATGACCCTCAACCGCAACCCGGACAACTTCTTCGCCGAGACCGAGCAGGTGGCCTTCTGTGCCGCCCATGTGATTCCCGGCATCGACTTCACCAACGACCCCTTGCTGGCCGGCCGCATCCATTCCTACGTGGATACGCAGATATCGCGCCTGGGCGGGCCCAACTTCCACGAGATCCCGATCAACTCGCCGGTTGCGCCGGTGCACAACAACCAACGCGACGGCATGCACCGCCAGGCCATCCACCGTGGACGCGTCTCGTACGAGCCCAACTCGCTGGCAGGCGGCTGCCCGTTCCAGGCCGGGGCCGCGCAAGGCTTCATGTCGGTCGCCTCGCGCCAGGATGCCAAGGATCTGCAGCCCAAGGTGCGCGCCAAGCCCGAGAAGTTTGCCGACCACTACACCCAGGCCAAGCTGTTCTTCGACAGCCAGACCCCGGCCGAGCAGGCGCACATCATTGCGGCCTACCGCTTCGAGCTGAGCAAGGTCACCGTACCCGCGATCCGCGAGCGCATGGTGTCATCGCTGCGCAATGTGTCGGACACGCTGGCGCAGGCCGTGGCGGGCGATCTGGGCATGGACGTGCTGCCGCCGGCCATGCCGCTGGCCGCCAGCGAGGTGGCAGCGCCCGAGGTGACGCGCTCGGAGGCGCTGTCCCTGCTGGCTCGCCCGGGTGATGGCTCCATCGCCGGGCGCAAGGTCGCCATCCTCGTGGCCCCGGGCAGCGACGGAAAAGCGGCACGCAGCGTGCAGAAGGCCTTGCTGGAGCGGGGCGCCGTGGGCCGCCTGGTGGCCAGCCGCATCGGGCCGGTGGTACTGGCCGACGGCACGGCGGCGGATGCCGATGCCTCCACCGAGAACTCGCCCGGCTTCCTGTTCGATGGGCTCGTGGTGACCGGTGGCGACGGCGTGGCTGCGCTGCAGCGCGACGACCATGTGGGTGATTTCATCCGTGACCAGTACCGCCACTGCAAGCCCATCCTGGCCGTGGGCGCCGCGACGCAACTGCTGGACGCTGCGCTGCCACCGACGGCGCCAGGCGGCCCCGTGGCGGACCCGGCCCTGATCCGCAGCGAAGCAGGTGCCCCAGCCGATATCGACGCGTTCCTGATGGCGCTCAGCGCCCCGCGCGACTTCTCTCGCGAGGCGCGGCTGTAG
- a CDS encoding ligase-associated DNA damage response DEXH box helicase encodes MQARDADSPRRRPRRGAVPQAVAAWLAGRGWKPFAFQREVWEAMGRGASGLLHATTGAGKTYAVWLGALQALVPESKPKRAAAPVDQAQAATNKRAKKPAAAPLTVLWITPMRALAADTLKALETPLLALAPHVPALAGWTVGARTGDTSSTERSAQSRRLPTVLVTTPESLSLLLARADAQELLGSVRLVVADEWHELLGNKRGVQLQLALARLQGWNPPLCVWGMSATLGNLQEAQQTLLGLDDAGQPRPGVLVQGQVDKRLVVDTLLPDRPERFSWAGHLGLAMLPAVVRELESTAGSTLVFVNVRSQAELWYKALLDARPDWAGELAIHHGSLDRSVREWVEAGLKAGTLRAVVCTSSLDLGVDFLPVERVLQIGSAKGIARLLQRAGRSGHAPGRPSRITLVPTHSLELVEAAAARTAVQAGEVEKRASPRQPVDVLVQHLATVALGGGFAPDALYAEVRRTVAYAGLPPAVWQWCLDFVHRGGPSLAAYPDYQRVRPDEAGIWRMPDVRLARRHRANIGTIVSDASMTVQILHGARLGSMEESFLSRLSPGDAFVFAGQVLEMVRIEQMTAYVRRAARGRPTVPRWMGARMPLSTVLADFVVQQLAQAAAGDYDSPELRSVRPLLEVQQRWSALPTPSTLLAETLRTREGWHLFLYPFAGRHAHTGLASLMAWRAAQGETGTFSIAVNDYGLELLSATERDWAALLPELLRADPAPPAAAAVEGRVAPHEAEGIRNTANARGPSGEVGDAGQGGGADAARHALLHEVLASLNATEMARRRFREIARVSGLIFQSHPGERRSARQLQASSQLFFEVFRKYDQANLLLRQADEEVLSQELDVAQLLAALRRMQSQRTVVSALQRPSPFAFPLMVERFREKLTNEHLADRIARMLAQLDAAADAGSAAPQPRVQDVVPPDPPLRPRAKRASAAAAAPAAADGDNRPLDTATAAVRRTLDFSLSHPDGPEAGGANARPRRVRRPSRPLPPL; translated from the coding sequence ATGCAAGCCAGGGATGCCGATAGCCCACGCCGCCGCCCGCGCCGGGGCGCCGTACCGCAGGCCGTGGCCGCGTGGCTGGCCGGGCGCGGCTGGAAGCCGTTCGCCTTCCAGCGCGAGGTGTGGGAGGCCATGGGCCGCGGCGCCTCCGGCCTGTTGCATGCCACCACGGGCGCGGGCAAGACCTACGCCGTCTGGCTGGGCGCGCTGCAGGCGCTGGTGCCGGAATCCAAGCCAAAACGGGCTGCAGCGCCTGTGGATCAAGCGCAAGCAGCTACCAATAAGAGAGCAAAAAAGCCTGCGGCTGCACCGCTGACGGTGCTATGGATCACGCCCATGCGGGCGCTGGCGGCCGACACGCTCAAGGCGCTGGAGACGCCGCTCCTCGCGCTGGCGCCGCACGTGCCCGCGCTGGCCGGCTGGACGGTGGGCGCGCGCACCGGCGACACCAGCAGCACCGAGCGCAGCGCGCAGTCGCGCCGCCTGCCCACGGTGCTGGTCACCACGCCGGAGAGCCTGTCCCTGCTGCTGGCCCGGGCCGATGCGCAGGAACTGCTGGGCAGCGTGCGCCTGGTGGTGGCCGACGAATGGCATGAGCTGCTGGGCAACAAGCGCGGCGTGCAGCTGCAGCTGGCGCTGGCGCGGCTGCAGGGCTGGAACCCGCCCCTGTGCGTGTGGGGCATGTCGGCCACGCTGGGCAACCTGCAGGAGGCGCAGCAGACGCTGCTGGGCCTGGACGATGCCGGCCAGCCACGGCCCGGCGTGCTCGTGCAGGGCCAGGTCGACAAGCGCCTGGTCGTGGACACTTTGCTGCCCGACCGGCCCGAGCGCTTTTCCTGGGCCGGCCATCTGGGCCTGGCCATGCTGCCGGCGGTGGTGCGCGAGCTCGAATCCACGGCCGGCTCCACGCTGGTCTTCGTCAACGTGCGCTCGCAGGCCGAGCTTTGGTACAAGGCGCTGCTCGACGCCCGGCCCGACTGGGCGGGGGAGTTGGCCATCCACCACGGATCGCTGGACCGCAGCGTGCGCGAATGGGTCGAGGCGGGCCTGAAGGCCGGCACGCTGCGCGCGGTGGTCTGCACCAGCAGCCTGGACCTGGGCGTGGACTTTCTGCCGGTGGAGCGCGTGCTGCAGATTGGCTCGGCCAAGGGCATCGCCCGGCTGCTGCAGCGCGCGGGGCGATCCGGCCATGCGCCCGGGCGCCCTTCGCGCATCACGCTGGTGCCCACGCACAGCCTGGAGCTGGTGGAGGCCGCCGCGGCCCGCACGGCCGTGCAGGCCGGCGAGGTGGAAAAGCGCGCCAGCCCGCGCCAGCCGGTGGACGTGCTGGTGCAGCACCTGGCCACCGTGGCGCTGGGCGGCGGCTTCGCGCCCGACGCGTTGTATGCCGAGGTGCGCCGCACGGTGGCCTATGCGGGGTTGCCGCCCGCCGTGTGGCAGTGGTGCCTGGACTTCGTGCACCGCGGCGGGCCGTCGCTGGCCGCCTACCCGGACTACCAGCGCGTGCGGCCCGACGAGGCCGGCATCTGGCGCATGCCCGACGTGCGCCTGGCGCGGCGCCACCGCGCCAACATCGGCACCATCGTGAGCGACGCAAGCATGACGGTGCAGATCCTGCATGGTGCGCGGCTGGGCAGCATGGAAGAGAGCTTTCTCTCGCGCCTGTCGCCCGGCGACGCCTTCGTCTTCGCCGGCCAGGTGCTGGAGATGGTGCGTATCGAGCAGATGACGGCCTATGTGCGCCGCGCCGCGCGCGGGCGCCCCACGGTGCCGCGCTGGATGGGCGCGCGCATGCCGCTGTCCACCGTGCTGGCCGACTTCGTGGTGCAGCAGCTGGCCCAGGCGGCCGCTGGCGACTACGACTCGCCCGAGCTGCGCAGCGTGCGCCCGCTGCTGGAGGTGCAGCAGCGCTGGTCGGCCCTGCCCACGCCATCCACGCTGCTGGCCGAGACACTGCGCACGCGCGAGGGCTGGCACCTGTTCTTGTACCCCTTCGCCGGCCGGCATGCCCACACCGGACTGGCCAGCCTGATGGCCTGGCGCGCTGCGCAGGGCGAGACGGGCACCTTTTCCATCGCGGTGAACGACTACGGCCTGGAGTTGCTCAGCGCCACCGAGCGCGACTGGGCGGCCCTGTTGCCTGAGCTGCTGCGGGCCGACCCGGCCCCGCCCGCCGCCGCGGCGGTAGAAGGCCGTGTCGCCCCGCACGAAGCGGAAGGCATCCGCAACACCGCCAATGCCCGCGGCCCCAGCGGCGAGGTCGGAGACGCCGGGCAGGGCGGCGGCGCGGACGCGGCCCGCCATGCGCTGCTGCACGAGGTGCTCGCCAGCCTCAACGCGACGGAGATGGCGCGCCGGCGCTTCCGCGAAATCGCCCGCGTGTCGGGCCTCATCTTCCAGAGCCATCCGGGCGAGCGGCGCAGCGCCCGCCAGCTGCAGGCGTCCTCGCAATTGTTCTTCGAGGTGTTCCGCAAGTACGACCAGGCCAACCTGCTGCTGCGCCAGGCCGACGAAGAGGTGCTGAGCCAGGAGCTGGACGTGGCCCAGTTGCTGGCCGCCCTGCGGCGCATGCAGTCCCAGCGCACGGTGGTGAGCGCGCTGCAGCGCCCCAGCCCGTTCGCCTTTCCGCTGATGGTGGAGCGCTTCCGCGAGAAGCTGACCAACGAGCACCTGGCAGACCGCATCGCCCGCATGCTCGCCCAGCTGGACGCGGCGGCCGACGCCGGCAGCGCGGCCCCCCAGCCGCGCGTGCAGGACGTGGTGCCGCCCGACCCGCCGCTGCGGCCCCGCGCCAAGCGGGCTTCTGCCGCGGCTGCAGCGCCCGCTGCCGCGGACGGCGACAATCGCCCGCTGGACACCGCCACGGCGGCCGTGCGGCGCACGCTGGACTTCTCGCTCTCCCACCCGGACGGGCCGGAAGCCGGCGGGGCCAATGCCCGCCCGCGCCGTGTCCGCCGGCCGTCGCGGCCGCTGCCGCCGCTGTGA